In Pelobates fuscus isolate aPelFus1 unplaced genomic scaffold, aPelFus1.pri scaffold_46, whole genome shotgun sequence, the following proteins share a genomic window:
- the LOC134584731 gene encoding histone H4 — protein MSGRGKGGKGLGKGGAKRHRKVLRDNIQGITKPAIRRLARRGGVKRISGLIYEETRGVLKVFLENVIRDAVTYTEHAKRKTVTAMDVVYALKRQGRTLYGFGG, from the coding sequence ATGTCTGGCAGAGGCAAAGGAGGAAAGGGTCTCGGAAAAGGTGGCGCTAAGCGTCACAGGAAGGTTCTTCGTGACAACATCCAGGGCATTACCAAGCCTGCAATTCGTCGCCTTGCTCGCAGGGGAGGCGTGAAGCGTATTTCCGGCCTCATCTATGAGGAGACTCGCGGGGTGCTGAAGGTATTCCTGGAGAACGTCATCCGGGACGCCGTCACTTACACCGAGCATGCCAAGAGGAAGACTGTCACCGCCATGGACGTAGTTTATGCTCTTAAGCGCCAGGGCCGCACTCTCTATGGCTTCGGAGGTTAA